Proteins encoded by one window of Agelaius phoeniceus isolate bAgePho1 chromosome 3, bAgePho1.hap1, whole genome shotgun sequence:
- the ACP1 gene encoding low molecular weight phosphotyrosine protein phosphatase isoform X1 encodes MAAGESKSVLFVCLGNICRSPIAEAVFRKLVTDEKLENKWRIDSAATSTYEIGSPPDYRGQNCMKKHGIPMSHIARQITKEDFQTFDHILCMDESNLRDLNRKSNQVKDCKAKIELLGTYDPQKQLIIEDPYYGSEKDFETVYEQCLRCCKAFLEKYH; translated from the exons ATGGCGGCGGGGGAGTCGAAGTCGGTGCTGTTCGTGTGCCTGG GAAACATCTGTCGCTCTCCAATAGCTGAAGCAGTTTTCAGAAAACTTGTGACTGATGAGAAGCTTGAAAATAAG TGGAGGATAGACAGTGCAGCGACATCTACCTATGAAATAGGAAGCCCTCCTGACTATCGAGGACAGAATTGCATGAAGAAGCATGGCATTCCCATGAGTCATATTGCCAGGCAG ATTACTAAAGAGGATTTCCAGACCTTTGATCATATACTTTGTATGGATGAGAGCAATCTAAG AGATTTGAACAGGAAAAGCAACCAAGTTAAGGACTGCAAGGCCAAAATTGAGCTACTTGGAACTTATGATCCACAGAAACAGCTTATCATTGAAGATCCATACTAT gGGAGCGAAAAGGACTTTGAAACTGTTTACGAGCAATGTCTTAGATGCTGTAAAGCATTTTTGGAGAAGTATCATTAA
- the ACP1 gene encoding low molecular weight phosphotyrosine protein phosphatase isoform X2: MAAGESKSVLFVCLGNICRSPIAEAVFRKLVTDEKLENKWRTDSAAVSDWNVGRFPDSRALSCLRNHGIETAHKARQITKEDFQTFDHILCMDESNLRDLNRKSNQVKDCKAKIELLGTYDPQKQLIIEDPYYGSEKDFETVYEQCLRCCKAFLEKYH; encoded by the exons ATGGCGGCGGGGGAGTCGAAGTCGGTGCTGTTCGTGTGCCTGG GAAACATCTGTCGCTCTCCAATAGCTGAAGCAGTTTTCAGAAAACTTGTGACTGATGAGAAGCTTGAAAATAAG TGGAGGACAGACAGTGCCGCTGTTTCAGACTGGAACGTGGGGCGCTTCCCAGATTCAAGGGCTTTAAGCTGTCTAAGAAATCATGGCATTGAGACAGCACATAAAGCACGACAG ATTACTAAAGAGGATTTCCAGACCTTTGATCATATACTTTGTATGGATGAGAGCAATCTAAG AGATTTGAACAGGAAAAGCAACCAAGTTAAGGACTGCAAGGCCAAAATTGAGCTACTTGGAACTTATGATCCACAGAAACAGCTTATCATTGAAGATCCATACTAT gGGAGCGAAAAGGACTTTGAAACTGTTTACGAGCAATGTCTTAGATGCTGTAAAGCATTTTTGGAGAAGTATCATTAA
- the ALKAL2 gene encoding ALK and LTK ligand 2, which yields MHSSGRTAMSGLRSSGLLGLVLLMLSAGYCKEKTDSTDLKDKQNLLNLIMEIIQELKRYHLEKDSGMQYFSKHDYNLDRREVADYGGYQDEQRVEIVPRDLRMKDKFLKHLTGPLYFSPKCSKHFHRLYHNTRDCTIPAYYKRCARLLTRLAVSPMCMEG from the exons ATGCACTCTTCAGGTCGGACTGCAATGAGTGGACTGAGGTCttctgggctgctggggcttGTACTCTTAATGCTCTCAGCAGGAtactgcaaagaaaaaacagaCTCCACAGATTTGAAGGACAAGCAAAATCTCTTAAATCTCATCATGGAGATCATTCAGGAACTGAAAAGGTACCACCTGGAGAAGGACAGTGGGATGCAGTACTTCTCCAAGCATGACTATAACTTGGATCGAAGGGAAGTGGCTGACTATGGAGGGTACCAGGACGAGCAGAGAGTTG AAATAGTTCCCAGAGATCTGAGAATGAAAGACAAGTTCTTGAAGCATTTAACAG GTCCACTCTACTTTAGTCCAAAATGTAGCAAACACTTTCATCGGCTTTATCACAATACGAGGGATTGTACCATCCCAGCAT acTATAAAAGATGTGCCAGGCTTCTTACTCGACTGGCAGTAAGCCCTATGTGCATGGAAGGATAA